One segment of Clostridium botulinum DNA contains the following:
- a CDS encoding polyribonucleotide nucleotidyltransferase, producing the protein MNNVLSTNIAGKEMKVEFGKIGMLSNAATFMSYGDTVILTNVNASSEPRVGIDFFPLSVEYEERLYAVGKIPGGFIKREGRPSEKAILNGRAVDRTLRPLFPKGYRNDVQVVCTVVSVEKDNLPEILAINAASMALCLSSIPFAMPVAAVQVGLIDNNFIVNPNATEREESTLHLTVCATKERVMMIEAGGNEIPEDIMIAAIKFGFDECQNIINFQEEAVKKFGKEKDIPTLFTVDEEVEKDIKEFASDMIKEAMYITDKDERNAAIDAVNQKVKEEFGEKYEDKFGDIKEVLYNMQKKVVRHMLLKDKRRPDGRAFDQVRPLGCEVGLLPRTHGTGLFTRGLTQVMTVATLGAVGDIQILDGIDEAQSKRYMHHYNFPGYSVGEVKPLRGPGRREIGHGALAERALEPLIPSEEEFPYTIRLVSEVLSSNGSTSQASVCGSTLALLDAGVPLKRPAAGIAMGLITSEDLSEEQVLTDIQGIEDFFGDMDFKVAGTTEGITSIQVDTKLKGFSFNVVENAIRDARKARMTILEKINECISSPREDVSLYAPKTETIQIDPDKIRSVIGAGGKVINKIIQDTGVKIDIKEDGSVFVSSSDHEGVKEAIKIIEGLTKDVKAGEIYLGKVTKITTFGAFVEILPNKEGLVHISKLDKERVNKVEDVVSVGDEILVKVTEIDSQGRINLSRKDVLLDQENKENKEEK; encoded by the coding sequence ATGAATAACGTTTTGTCAACTAACATTGCTGGAAAAGAAATGAAAGTTGAATTCGGAAAAATAGGTATGCTATCAAATGCGGCTACATTTATGAGCTACGGAGATACTGTTATTTTAACTAATGTTAATGCATCAAGTGAGCCAAGAGTAGGAATTGATTTTTTCCCGCTAAGTGTTGAATATGAAGAAAGATTATATGCGGTAGGTAAAATACCAGGTGGTTTTATAAAAAGAGAAGGAAGACCATCAGAAAAAGCTATATTAAATGGTAGAGCTGTAGATAGAACTCTAAGACCTTTATTTCCAAAAGGATATAGAAATGACGTTCAAGTAGTTTGTACTGTTGTTTCTGTAGAAAAGGATAATTTACCAGAAATATTAGCTATTAATGCAGCATCAATGGCATTATGCTTATCAAGTATACCTTTTGCAATGCCAGTTGCAGCAGTTCAAGTTGGACTTATAGACAATAATTTTATAGTTAACCCAAATGCAACTGAACGTGAAGAAAGTACTCTTCATTTAACAGTTTGTGCAACTAAAGAAAGAGTAATGATGATAGAAGCAGGTGGAAATGAAATTCCTGAAGATATTATGATTGCTGCTATTAAATTTGGATTTGATGAATGTCAAAATATAATCAATTTCCAAGAAGAAGCAGTTAAGAAATTTGGTAAGGAAAAAGATATACCAACACTATTTACTGTTGATGAAGAAGTAGAAAAAGATATAAAAGAATTTGCTTCAGATATGATAAAAGAAGCCATGTATATAACTGATAAAGACGAAAGAAATGCAGCTATAGATGCTGTTAATCAAAAAGTTAAAGAAGAATTTGGCGAAAAATATGAAGATAAATTCGGAGATATTAAAGAAGTACTTTATAACATGCAAAAGAAAGTCGTAAGACATATGTTATTAAAAGACAAGAGAAGACCTGATGGAAGAGCTTTTGATCAAGTAAGACCTTTAGGTTGTGAAGTAGGACTACTTCCAAGAACTCATGGAACAGGATTATTTACAAGAGGATTAACTCAAGTAATGACAGTAGCAACATTAGGTGCTGTAGGAGATATACAAATCTTAGATGGAATAGATGAGGCTCAATCAAAGAGATATATGCATCACTATAACTTCCCAGGATATAGTGTAGGAGAAGTAAAACCTTTAAGAGGACCAGGTAGAAGAGAAATAGGTCATGGAGCTTTAGCAGAAAGAGCACTTGAACCGTTAATCCCATCTGAAGAAGAATTCCCTTATACAATTAGATTAGTATCAGAAGTATTAAGTTCAAATGGATCTACGTCACAAGCATCAGTTTGTGGTTCAACATTAGCATTATTAGATGCAGGGGTTCCATTAAAAAGACCAGCAGCAGGTATTGCTATGGGATTAATTACTTCAGAAGATTTATCAGAAGAACAAGTATTAACTGACATTCAAGGAATAGAAGATTTCTTTGGTGATATGGACTTTAAGGTAGCTGGTACTACTGAAGGAATTACATCAATTCAAGTTGATACAAAGCTTAAAGGATTTAGTTTTAATGTAGTAGAAAATGCAATTCGTGATGCAAGAAAAGCTAGAATGACTATACTAGAAAAAATTAATGAATGTATATCATCACCAAGAGAAGACGTTTCTTTATATGCACCAAAGACTGAAACAATTCAAATAGATCCAGATAAAATAAGATCTGTAATAGGTGCAGGTGGTAAAGTGATTAATAAAATAATCCAAGATACAGGTGTTAAGATTGATATAAAAGAAGATGGATCTGTATTTGTAAGTTCAAGTGATCATGAAGGCGTAAAAGAAGCAATAAAGATAATCGAAGGATTAACTAAAGATGTTAAAGCGGGAGAAATTTATTTAGGTAAAGTAACTAAAATAACTACATTTGGAGCATTTGTTGAAATTCTTCCAAATAAAGAAGGATTAGTTCATATATCTAAATTAGATAAAGAAAGAGTAAATAAAGTAGAAGATGTTGTTTCTGTAGGAGATGAAATTTTAGTTAAAGTTACTGAAATTGACTCACAAGGCAGAATAAATCTTTCAAGAAAAGATGTTCTTTTAGATCAAGAAAATAAAGAAAACAAAGAAGAAAAATAA
- the rimO gene encoding 30S ribosomal protein S12 methylthiotransferase RimO, with the protein MTKYKVGMVSLGCDKNRVDSEIILGKMSSEYEITNNAKEADVIIVNTCGFIESAKQESIDTILEMAEYKNNYNCKLLIATGCLIQRYGDELKNLIPEIDIMLGVNDYNKIDRVITEFIEGNKEASKLLNYSDENINEGIRILTTQKESAYIRIAEGCNNFCTYCIIPKIRGKFRSRRMENIISEATDLASKGVKELILIAQDTTQYGSDIYGKKNLHILLKELSNIEGIKWIRVLYCYPEAIYDELIEEIAANDKVVKYLDIPIQHISDHVLKLMGRKTSKKDITDKIEKLRNKIPNIVIRTTFIVGFPQETQEDFEEILEFLQEYKLDKVGVFKYSREEDTPASKMDGQIDESIKEEREEKLMLSQEKISNNINKLKVDKKYDILIEEYDGEFYKGRNFEMAPDIDGNVFLESPKKLEIGEFVKVKIIKNMDYDLIGVVEDESCK; encoded by the coding sequence TTGACTAAGTACAAAGTTGGAATGGTGAGTTTAGGATGCGATAAAAATAGAGTGGATTCTGAAATCATCCTTGGAAAAATGAGTAGTGAATATGAAATAACTAATAATGCCAAAGAGGCAGATGTTATAATTGTAAATACATGTGGGTTTATAGAATCAGCGAAACAGGAATCAATAGATACTATTTTAGAAATGGCTGAATATAAAAATAATTACAATTGCAAGCTTCTTATAGCAACAGGATGTTTAATACAAAGATATGGTGATGAATTAAAAAATCTTATACCAGAAATAGACATAATGTTAGGGGTTAATGATTATAATAAAATAGATAGAGTTATCACAGAATTTATTGAAGGAAATAAAGAGGCGTCTAAATTACTAAATTATTCTGATGAAAACATAAATGAAGGAATTAGAATTCTTACGACACAAAAGGAAAGTGCATATATAAGAATTGCAGAGGGATGTAATAATTTTTGCACATATTGTATAATTCCTAAAATAAGGGGAAAATTTAGAAGTAGAAGAATGGAAAATATAATAAGTGAAGCTACAGATTTAGCAAGCAAAGGTGTTAAGGAATTAATATTAATAGCTCAAGATACAACACAATATGGTAGTGATATTTATGGCAAAAAGAATTTACACATATTATTAAAAGAATTATCTAATATAGAAGGAATAAAATGGATTAGAGTTTTATATTGTTATCCGGAAGCGATATATGACGAATTAATAGAAGAAATTGCAGCGAATGATAAAGTGGTAAAGTATTTAGATATACCTATACAACACATAAGTGATCATGTGTTAAAACTTATGGGAAGAAAAACAAGTAAGAAAGATATAACTGATAAAATAGAAAAACTTAGAAATAAGATACCGAATATTGTAATTAGAACAACTTTCATAGTAGGATTTCCACAAGAAACACAAGAAGATTTTGAAGAAATTTTAGAATTTTTACAAGAATATAAGTTAGACAAAGTAGGAGTTTTTAAATATTCAAGAGAAGAAGATACACCAGCTTCTAAAATGGATGGTCAAATTGATGAGTCCATAAAGGAAGAAAGAGAAGAAAAGTTGATGTTATCTCAAGAAAAAATTTCTAATAATATAAATAAATTGAAAGTTGACAAAAAATATGATATTCTAATTGAAGAATATGATGGTGAATTCTACAAAGGTAGAAATTTTGAGATGGCACCCGACATAGATGGAAATGTATTTTTGGAATCTCCTAAGAAATTGGAGATAGGCGAATTTGTTAAAGTAAAAATAATCAAAAATATGGATTACGATTTAATAGGAGTTGTTGAAGATGAATCTTGCAAATAA
- a CDS encoding FtsK/SpoIIIE family DNA translocase, which produces MSRSGTKRSTKKTKKESNINNDILGIIYMAIGVILAIAIYTSLAGLLSSLAQNFSYLLIGIGSYAIPIYLIYFGFQYIKTRGNVKFGKKFLGILMLILILILTCAIINIQMMDSTNSFGDNIRFIIDNKGSLHGGLIAYFICYPLYKFIGAIGTYILFFTLSAISLILIFDINLYDLVIVAKDKGKKIKSERNVKSKPKKEVKVLDNTFVNVIEKDEESPIVSKEKETFLSTVDKKIKILDFMKNDNIKDDIECEFSSDIESQIAENATEEKKVTNKKIKLNSEDKQYMNSEIEENLYKEEKEERPYSYPGIELLKINKKLKGSDKKELIENASKLEEILSNFGVDAKVTQVTKGPSVTRFELQPSPGVKVSKIVNLSDDIALGLAASGIRIEAPIPGKAAIGIEVPNSHQVAVFLREVLESKEFINSSKKLAFALGKDISGKCVVGDLSKMPHTLIAGATGSGKSVCINSLIISLLYKYSPNEVKLLMVDPKVVELNVYNGIPHLLIPVVTDPKKAAAALNWAVNEMTKRYKLFAEMGVRNMESYNELFNKGVIEEKLPYIVIIVDELADLMMVCPNDVEDYIGRLAQMARAAGMHLVIATQRPSVDVITGVIKANIPSRISFSVSSQIDSRTILDSSGAEKLLGKGDMLYYPVGESKPLRVQGCFISEEEVEQVISFIKTSQGTSNYEEEIIEHINNEAQSSIAENGDDVDELLNDAINAVIEYEQASTSFLQRKLRIGFNRASRIMDQLEERGIISEKDGSRPRKILITKGELYDDKDEN; this is translated from the coding sequence GTGAGCAGAAGTGGGACGAAAAGAAGTACTAAAAAAACTAAAAAAGAAAGCAATATAAATAATGATATATTAGGAATAATATATATGGCAATAGGAGTAATACTTGCCATAGCTATATACACTTCTTTAGCAGGGTTACTATCCTCTTTAGCACAAAATTTTTCTTATTTATTAATAGGTATAGGCTCTTATGCAATACCTATATATCTAATATATTTTGGTTTTCAATATATCAAAACTAGAGGTAATGTAAAGTTTGGGAAAAAATTTTTAGGAATATTAATGTTAATATTAATATTAATATTAACTTGCGCAATTATAAATATTCAAATGATGGATAGTACAAATAGTTTTGGAGATAACATTAGATTTATTATTGATAATAAGGGAAGTTTACATGGTGGATTAATAGCTTATTTTATATGTTATCCTTTATACAAATTTATAGGGGCAATAGGGACTTATATATTATTTTTTACTTTATCAGCTATTTCACTCATATTAATATTTGATATCAATTTATATGATTTAGTGATTGTAGCTAAAGATAAAGGGAAAAAAATTAAAAGTGAGAGAAATGTAAAATCTAAACCTAAAAAAGAGGTTAAAGTTTTAGATAATACATTTGTAAATGTAATTGAAAAAGATGAAGAATCTCCAATAGTTAGTAAAGAAAAAGAAACATTTTTATCAACTGTAGATAAAAAAATAAAGATTTTAGATTTTATGAAAAATGATAATATTAAAGATGATATAGAATGTGAATTCTCTTCTGATATAGAAAGTCAAATTGCTGAAAATGCTACGGAAGAGAAAAAGGTTACTAATAAAAAAATAAAATTAAATAGTGAAGATAAACAATATATGAACAGTGAAATAGAAGAAAATCTCTATAAAGAAGAAAAAGAAGAGAGGCCTTATTCTTATCCTGGTATAGAACTTTTAAAGATTAATAAAAAACTTAAGGGGTCTGATAAAAAAGAACTAATAGAAAACGCTAGTAAACTTGAAGAGATATTATCGAATTTTGGAGTAGATGCAAAAGTTACTCAGGTAACAAAGGGACCATCCGTTACAAGATTTGAATTACAACCAAGTCCTGGGGTTAAAGTTAGTAAAATAGTTAATTTGTCAGATGATATAGCGCTTGGATTAGCAGCATCAGGAATTAGAATAGAAGCACCTATTCCAGGAAAGGCAGCTATAGGAATAGAAGTTCCTAATTCACATCAAGTAGCAGTATTTTTAAGAGAAGTTTTGGAATCAAAAGAATTTATTAATTCAAGTAAAAAGTTAGCTTTTGCTCTTGGAAAAGATATTTCAGGTAAATGTGTTGTTGGAGATTTAAGTAAAATGCCACATACATTAATTGCAGGGGCCACAGGTTCTGGAAAAAGTGTATGTATAAATTCACTTATAATAAGTCTATTATATAAATATAGCCCAAATGAAGTTAAACTACTAATGGTTGATCCAAAGGTTGTTGAACTTAATGTTTATAATGGAATACCTCATCTTTTAATTCCGGTAGTTACTGATCCTAAAAAAGCAGCAGCGGCACTTAACTGGGCAGTAAATGAAATGACAAAAAGATATAAACTTTTTGCTGAGATGGGTGTAAGAAATATGGAGTCATATAATGAATTATTTAATAAAGGAGTAATAGAAGAAAAACTTCCTTATATAGTTATTATAGTAGATGAATTAGCAGATTTAATGATGGTTTGTCCAAATGATGTAGAAGATTATATAGGCAGGCTAGCACAAATGGCTAGAGCAGCAGGTATGCATTTAGTAATAGCAACTCAAAGACCGTCAGTAGATGTAATAACAGGTGTAATTAAAGCTAATATACCATCCAGAATATCATTTTCAGTTTCATCTCAAATAGATTCTAGAACAATACTTGATAGCTCTGGTGCAGAAAAACTTCTTGGTAAAGGAGATATGTTATATTATCCAGTTGGTGAAAGTAAACCACTTAGAGTGCAAGGATGTTTCATATCAGAAGAAGAGGTAGAGCAAGTTATATCTTTTATAAAAACAAGCCAAGGTACTAGTAATTATGAAGAAGAAATAATAGAGCATATAAATAATGAAGCACAATCATCAATAGCAGAAAATGGTGATGATGTTGATGAATTACTTAATGATGCCATAAATGCGGTAATTGAATATGAGCAAGCATCAACTTCTTTTCTTCAAAGGAAACTTAGAATAGGGTTTAATAGAGCGTCTAGAATAATGGATCAGTTAGAGGAAAGAGGTATAATATCTGAAAAAGATGGAAGTAGACCGAGAAAGATATTGATTACTAAAGGCGAATTATATGATGATAAAGATGAGAATTAA
- the dapG gene encoding aspartate kinase, producing MKIVVQKFGGTSVSTPEKRQRVIEKVKQAKKDGYNPVVVVSAMGRKGEPYATDTLLSLVNEDFKVSNKLAQDLLMCCGEFISSVVMSNDLYSAGIDAIPLTGGQAGIITNNNFTDAKCIDTDSKRILNLISQGRVPVVTGFQGICEDGYFTTLGRGGSDTTASILGVALQAESIEIYTDVDGIMTADPRLVEDASLIDVISYNEVFQLADQGASVIHPRAIELAMKANIPLVIKNTMSNCKGTLINNFGDKENERIITGITHQKDRIQVLIKLSENEDNIKYQDVLDLLAANKISLDLINIFPDRQVFTINSKVKEIVENILINFNLKYHLIEECSTIAVIGSRMNGRPGVMAKIIKSLITANVEVLQTADSNMTIWCLIHSDNTKKAINVLHKTFNLS from the coding sequence GTGAAGATAGTTGTTCAAAAATTTGGGGGAACTTCGGTTTCAACACCTGAAAAAAGGCAAAGAGTAATTGAAAAAGTAAAACAAGCAAAAAAAGATGGATATAATCCAGTTGTAGTTGTTTCTGCAATGGGAAGAAAAGGAGAACCATATGCAACTGATACATTATTATCTTTAGTAAATGAGGACTTTAAAGTATCAAATAAACTAGCTCAAGATTTACTTATGTGCTGTGGCGAGTTTATTAGTTCAGTTGTAATGAGTAATGATTTGTATTCTGCAGGAATAGATGCAATTCCATTAACAGGTGGGCAAGCTGGAATTATAACTAATAACAATTTTACAGATGCTAAATGTATAGATACAGATTCTAAAAGGATATTAAATCTAATATCCCAAGGAAGGGTGCCGGTAGTTACAGGATTTCAAGGAATATGTGAAGATGGATACTTTACAACTCTAGGAAGAGGGGGAAGTGATACAACGGCATCTATACTTGGAGTTGCTCTTCAAGCAGAAAGTATAGAGATTTATACTGATGTAGATGGTATTATGACTGCTGATCCGAGACTTGTAGAGGATGCTAGTCTAATAGATGTAATAAGCTATAATGAAGTTTTTCAATTGGCTGATCAAGGTGCTAGTGTTATTCATCCAAGAGCAATAGAATTGGCAATGAAAGCTAATATTCCGCTAGTTATTAAAAATACTATGAGCAATTGTAAGGGGACATTAATAAATAATTTTGGGGATAAAGAAAACGAGAGAATTATAACAGGAATAACACATCAAAAAGATAGAATTCAAGTTTTAATTAAACTTTCTGAAAATGAGGATAATATAAAATATCAAGATGTATTGGATTTGTTAGCAGCTAACAAAATAAGTTTAGATTTAATAAATATATTTCCTGATAGACAAGTATTTACAATAAATTCGAAAGTTAAAGAAATTGTAGAAAATATATTGATTAATTTTAATTTAAAATACCATTTGATAGAAGAATGTAGTACTATAGCAGTTATAGGGTCTAGAATGAATGGAAGACCAGGAGTTATGGCTAAAATAATTAAATCTTTAATTACAGCTAATGTAGAAGTTTTACAAACAGCTGATTCCAATATGACAATTTGGTGTTTAATACACTCAGATAACACAAAAAAAGCTATAAATGTACTTCATAAAACTTTTAATTTATCATAG
- a CDS encoding ClpP family protease, whose amino-acid sequence MNNIFNGENNNEKSHNSEAENKMESIKEFGNTAPVTPNKSIQVLSIIGQIEGHMVLPPQTKATRYEHIIPQLIDLEQNDNVKGVLIVLNTVGGDVEAGLAIAEMIRSMSKPTVSIVTGGGHSIGVPLATASDYSFITPSATMIVHPVRMNGFIIGVAQTFEYFKKMQERINEFITRTSHIKEEELEKFMLQTNELLNDVGTILIGKQAVECGLIDEVGGIKEALAKLKELTE is encoded by the coding sequence ATGAACAATATATTTAATGGTGAAAATAATAATGAAAAAAGTCATAACAGTGAAGCAGAAAATAAAATGGAATCTATAAAGGAGTTTGGAAATACAGCTCCTGTGACACCAAATAAAAGTATACAAGTTTTATCTATAATAGGGCAAATAGAAGGGCATATGGTGCTACCACCTCAAACTAAAGCTACAAGGTATGAACATATTATACCTCAGCTAATAGATTTAGAACAAAATGATAATGTTAAAGGTGTTTTAATTGTCTTAAACACTGTTGGTGGGGATGTAGAGGCTGGTCTTGCCATTGCGGAAATGATAAGAAGTATGTCTAAGCCAACTGTATCAATAGTAACAGGTGGCGGTCATTCTATAGGAGTACCTCTTGCAACAGCTTCAGATTATTCATTCATTACTCCATCAGCAACAATGATAGTCCATCCAGTTAGAATGAATGGGTTTATAATAGGAGTAGCACAGACTTTTGAATATTTTAAAAAGATGCAAGAAAGAATAAATGAATTTATTACAAGAACATCACATATCAAAGAAGAAGAATTGGAAAAATTCATGCTACAAACAAATGAGTTGTTAAATGATGTGGGAACAATACTTATTGGTAAGCAAGCAGTTGAGTGTGGACTTATAGACGAAGTTGGAGGAATAAAAGAAGCATTAGCAAAATTGAAGGAATTAACTGAATAA
- a CDS encoding YlmC/YmxH family sporulation protein, translating to MGDLNNVKYLSDIEKYELININDGEKYDYLVNNDLIIDDDGNFKFLIINTSTSKFSMFGSKEFLEIPWECVKKIGSKTIILDADDEIVKKVKL from the coding sequence ATGGGAGACTTAAATAATGTAAAATACTTAAGTGATATAGAAAAATATGAGTTAATAAATATTAATGATGGTGAAAAATATGATTATTTGGTGAATAATGATTTAATAATAGATGATGATGGGAACTTTAAATTTTTAATTATTAACACAAGTACTAGTAAATTCAGCATGTTTGGCAGTAAGGAGTTTTTAGAGATTCCTTGGGAATGTGTGAAAAAAATAGGCTCTAAAACTATAATACTTGATGCAGATGATGAAATAGTAAAAAAAGTTAAACTTTAA
- a CDS encoding bifunctional riboflavin kinase/FAD synthetase, which translates to MVIIENNFEDVQTYDNYVALGSFDGLHIGHLSLIDEVIRIARKNNGKSMVFTFKNHPRKFINPNNTLKLLMENDDKIKMLEDKGIDIAYFANFNEEFMKITPKEFIKFLCVNLNIKGIVVGFNYKFGYKNLGDTKLLKELQKKYGYELHVMDSCTYKDEVISSTRIRRELEAGNVSEASIMLNRPYFIKGEIVHGREIGRIMGFPTANLKYNKDTILPKIGVYYTNVRVNNKIYRGITNIGNNPTVNGKEITLETNILDFDNDIYGNTIEVYFIKKIRDQKKFDSVDDLVNELKNNRLSAEKEAIVVK; encoded by the coding sequence ATGGTTATTATAGAAAACAACTTTGAAGATGTACAAACTTATGATAATTATGTTGCTCTTGGAAGTTTTGATGGATTACATATAGGACATTTATCATTAATAGATGAAGTTATTAGAATAGCAAGAAAAAATAATGGTAAAAGCATGGTCTTTACATTCAAAAATCATCCAAGAAAATTTATAAATCCAAATAATACTCTTAAACTTTTGATGGAAAATGATGACAAGATAAAAATGTTAGAAGATAAGGGTATTGATATAGCATATTTTGCAAATTTTAATGAAGAATTTATGAAAATAACACCAAAAGAATTTATAAAATTTTTATGTGTTAATTTAAATATAAAAGGTATCGTAGTAGGCTTTAATTATAAATTTGGATATAAAAATTTAGGTGATACTAAACTTTTAAAAGAACTTCAGAAAAAATATGGATATGAATTACATGTGATGGATTCATGTACATATAAAGATGAAGTTATAAGTAGTACTAGAATTAGAAGAGAATTAGAAGCGGGTAATGTTTCAGAAGCTAGTATTATGTTAAATAGACCTTATTTTATAAAAGGTGAAATTGTACATGGTCGTGAAATAGGAAGAATAATGGGATTTCCAACAGCTAATTTGAAATATAATAAAGACACTATTTTACCTAAAATAGGTGTATATTATACTAATGTTAGAGTCAATAATAAAATATATAGAGGAATCACTAACATAGGAAATAATCCAACGGTTAATGGCAAAGAGATTACTTTAGAAACTAATATTTTAGATTTTGATAATGATATTTATGGAAATACCATAGAAGTTTACTTTATAAAAAAAATTAGAGATCAAAAGAAATTTGATTCTGTAGATGATTTAGTAAATGAACTTAAAAATAATAGATTATCTGCAGAGAAAGAAGCGATAGTTGTTAAATAA
- a CDS encoding M16 family metallopeptidase translates to MYNTYTLDNGLRVITEKIDALNSVSVGIMIQNGSRNEVEEVNGISHFIEHMFFKGTKKRSAKQIVEEIENVGGQINAFTSKEATCYYIKALNTHLDLSLDVLSDMILNSNFDEEEIEKEKGVVIEEINMSQDSPEDVLDDEHSKVTFKENSLSYPILGTIPKIKSFTREKILNFISEKYTPYNSVISVCGKFDEKELKKMIENCFGSWKSQKKYIPEYNKPTIYCESGYVNKEIEQLHISLGLKGLAYRDKNSYPLVLLNNVLGGGASSILFQKVREELGLCYTVCSYLQPFQGVGTINIYTGLSKNYANKALEVINNEVIEFSKTGITKNQLEISKEKIKATYILGLESTSSRMFANAKSYLFTNQVFTEEDVIRKIDAINKNDIQSVLDECFKPGILNAGYVGQEVNHDELSKIILADTKAYNNSLDRNKVNI, encoded by the coding sequence ATGTATAATACCTATACTTTAGATAATGGACTTAGAGTTATAACGGAAAAAATAGATGCATTAAATTCAGTAAGTGTTGGAATAATGATACAAAATGGTTCTAGAAATGAGGTAGAAGAAGTAAATGGAATATCTCATTTTATTGAACATATGTTTTTTAAAGGAACTAAAAAAAGAAGTGCAAAACAAATAGTAGAAGAAATTGAAAATGTAGGTGGGCAAATAAATGCATTTACGAGTAAAGAAGCAACCTGTTATTATATAAAAGCGTTAAATACTCATTTAGATTTAAGCTTAGATGTACTTTCAGATATGATATTAAACTCGAATTTTGATGAAGAAGAAATAGAAAAAGAAAAAGGCGTAGTAATAGAAGAAATCAATATGAGTCAGGATTCGCCAGAAGACGTATTAGATGATGAACATTCAAAAGTTACTTTTAAAGAAAATTCATTATCATATCCTATACTTGGAACTATACCTAAAATAAAATCTTTTACTAGAGAAAAGATTTTAAATTTTATATCAGAAAAGTATACTCCGTATAATTCAGTAATATCAGTTTGTGGAAAATTTGATGAAAAAGAATTAAAAAAAATGATAGAAAATTGTTTTGGTAGTTGGAAAAGCCAAAAAAAATACATACCTGAATATAATAAGCCAACAATATATTGTGAGTCAGGCTATGTAAATAAAGAAATAGAGCAACTACATATTTCTTTAGGATTAAAGGGGTTGGCTTACAGAGACAAAAACAGCTATCCATTAGTGCTTTTAAACAATGTTTTGGGTGGTGGAGCTTCTTCTATACTTTTCCAGAAAGTAAGAGAAGAATTAGGTTTGTGCTATACAGTTTGTTCTTATTTGCAACCGTTTCAAGGAGTAGGAACTATAAATATATATACAGGTCTTAGTAAAAATTATGCAAATAAAGCACTTGAAGTTATAAATAATGAAGTAATAGAATTCTCAAAAACGGGAATAACAAAGAATCAATTAGAAATTAGTAAAGAAAAAATAAAAGCTACTTATATTTTAGGACTAGAAAGCACAAGTTCAAGGATGTTTGCAAATGCAAAAAGTTACCTTTTTACTAATCAGGTATTTACAGAAGAAGATGTCATAAGAAAGATAGATGCTATAAATAAAAATGATATACAAAGTGTTTTAGATGAGTGTTTTAAACCAGGAATATTAAATGCTGGCTATGTAGGTCAAGAAGTAAATCACGATGAATTAAGCAAAATAATATTGGCAGATACTAAAGCATATAATAATTCATTAGATAGAAATAAAGTTAACATATAA
- the rpsO gene encoding 30S ribosomal protein S15, whose protein sequence is MDKARKLEIIKQYGRSEGDTGSPEVQIALLTERINSLTGHLKVHKKDHHSRRGLLMMVGHRRGLLNYLADQDIERYRTIVKQLGLRR, encoded by the coding sequence ATGGATAAGGCAAGAAAATTAGAAATCATAAAACAATATGGAAGAAGTGAAGGAGACACTGGTTCACCAGAAGTTCAAATCGCTTTATTAACAGAAAGAATTAACTCATTAACAGGACATTTAAAAGTTCACAAAAAAGATCATCATTCAAGAAGAGGTCTTTTAATGATGGTTGGACATAGAAGAGGTCTTCTAAACTATTTAGCTGATCAAGATATCGAAAGATACAGAACAATAGTAAAACAATTAGGTTTAAGAAGATAA